A single Natrinema pellirubrum DSM 15624 DNA region contains:
- a CDS encoding long-chain fatty acid--CoA ligase: protein MPAGTDQTLRPFLWRASKLYSDTEIVSRNHDGMQRYTYGEYEQRTSQLANALDEYGIEEGDRVGTFCWNHSRHFETYFAVPSIGAQLHTINPLLPDAHIQYIVDNADDELIFVDQSLAPKLAGAVADADDEFDDIDFVVMGSESADDLEATPYESFIDGHETDYDWPDVDEEQPAGMCYTSGTTGNPKGVEYTQQMLWSHTMASQTPQGIPMADDDVVMPVVPMFHVNAWGMPFTATAGGAKQVFPGPSPEPEDLASLIENEGVTISAGVPTVWLGLMEYCTENDVDLSTLDTVIVGGSAAPKSMIEWFDTQGVEVLHAWGMTEMAPIGAVSHLKSDLQNADYDTRVEKRGKQGLVVPGLEFKVIDDDGEEIEWNGQEFGELWIRGPWVTTEYFERPEANETDFEDGWLKTGDVVTVDEDGYIKIVDREKDVIKSGGEWISSVELENAIMAHDGVAEAAVVGVPHERWQERPVAFVVPAEGADRDALVDEVNEMLADEYPKWWLPDEIEFIKEVPKTATGKFSKKDIREEYADQSLVEGQVPEDAAPDEN from the coding sequence ATGCCAGCAGGTACTGATCAAACGCTTCGGCCGTTCTTGTGGCGGGCAAGCAAGCTGTATTCCGACACGGAGATCGTCTCCCGGAATCACGACGGGATGCAACGATACACGTACGGCGAGTACGAGCAGCGAACGAGCCAACTCGCGAACGCGCTCGACGAGTACGGAATCGAGGAAGGTGATCGGGTCGGAACCTTCTGTTGGAACCACTCGCGGCACTTCGAGACGTATTTCGCCGTGCCATCGATCGGGGCACAGCTCCATACGATCAACCCGCTGCTCCCCGACGCACACATCCAGTACATCGTCGACAATGCCGACGACGAACTGATCTTCGTCGACCAGTCGCTCGCACCGAAACTCGCGGGTGCCGTCGCCGACGCCGACGATGAGTTCGACGATATCGACTTCGTCGTCATGGGCAGCGAGTCGGCGGACGACCTCGAGGCAACACCGTACGAGTCGTTCATCGACGGCCACGAGACCGACTACGACTGGCCCGACGTCGACGAGGAACAGCCCGCGGGGATGTGTTACACCTCGGGGACGACCGGCAACCCGAAAGGCGTCGAATACACCCAGCAGATGCTCTGGAGCCACACGATGGCCTCCCAGACGCCCCAAGGAATCCCGATGGCCGACGACGACGTCGTCATGCCAGTGGTGCCGATGTTCCACGTCAACGCCTGGGGAATGCCGTTTACCGCGACCGCCGGCGGGGCCAAACAGGTCTTCCCCGGCCCCTCTCCCGAGCCCGAAGACCTCGCGTCCCTCATCGAAAACGAGGGCGTGACGATCAGCGCGGGCGTCCCGACCGTCTGGCTGGGGCTGATGGAGTACTGTACGGAGAACGACGTCGACCTCTCGACGCTCGATACCGTCATCGTCGGCGGCTCGGCCGCGCCGAAGTCGATGATCGAGTGGTTCGACACGCAAGGCGTCGAGGTGCTTCACGCCTGGGGGATGACCGAGATGGCGCCGATCGGTGCGGTCTCCCATCTCAAATCCGACCTGCAGAACGCGGACTACGACACGCGGGTCGAAAAGCGCGGTAAGCAAGGGCTGGTCGTTCCCGGCCTCGAGTTCAAGGTCATCGACGACGACGGCGAGGAGATCGAGTGGAACGGACAGGAGTTCGGCGAACTGTGGATCCGCGGGCCGTGGGTGACGACGGAGTACTTCGAGCGCCCCGAGGCCAACGAGACGGACTTCGAGGACGGCTGGCTCAAGACGGGTGACGTCGTCACCGTCGACGAGGACGGTTACATCAAGATCGTCGACCGCGAGAAGGACGTGATCAAATCGGGCGGCGAGTGGATCTCTTCGGTCGAACTCGAGAACGCGATCATGGCCCACGACGGCGTCGCCGAGGCGGCCGTCGTCGGCGTGCCCCACGAACGCTGGCAGGAACGACCGGTCGCGTTCGTCGTCCCCGCCGAGGGAGCCGATCGGGACGCGCTCGTCGACGAGGTCAACGAGATGCTCGCCGACGAGTATCCCAAGTGGTGGCTCCCGGACGAGATCGAGTTCATCAAGGAAGTGCCCAAGACGGCGACGGGCAAGTTCTCGAAGAAGGACATCCGCGAGGAGTACGCCGACCAGTCCCTCGTCGAGGGACAGGTTCCGGAAGACGCCGCGCCGGACGAGAACTGA
- a CDS encoding SDR family oxidoreductase yields the protein MHQSILVAGSHGGVGQHVTALLAEGDYTPRAMIRDESQREELERLGGEPVVADLTEPSTLERALEGCDAVVFAAGSGGEDVYGVDRDGAINLIDAAGEAGIDRFVMLSSMGADDPDAGPEPLRDYLIAKAEADEYLRHSGLEYTIVRPGELTDESGTGEIRAAEGLELGEDDIPREDVAATLVAAIDCEPVVGETFEILSGENPIPDALEAVGSI from the coding sequence ATGCATCAGTCGATACTCGTCGCCGGCTCCCACGGCGGGGTCGGTCAGCACGTAACGGCGCTGCTAGCCGAGGGCGACTACACCCCGCGAGCGATGATCCGCGACGAGTCCCAGCGGGAGGAACTGGAACGACTGGGCGGGGAACCGGTCGTTGCGGACCTGACCGAGCCGTCCACGCTCGAGCGCGCGCTCGAGGGCTGTGACGCCGTCGTGTTCGCGGCCGGCTCCGGCGGCGAGGACGTCTACGGCGTCGACCGCGACGGCGCGATCAATCTGATCGACGCCGCGGGCGAGGCGGGCATCGACCGGTTCGTCATGCTCAGTTCGATGGGGGCCGACGACCCGGATGCGGGGCCGGAGCCGCTGCGGGACTACCTGATCGCGAAGGCCGAAGCCGACGAGTACCTCCGACACAGCGGGCTCGAGTACACGATCGTCCGGCCGGGTGAACTGACAGACGAGTCCGGCACCGGCGAGATCCGGGCCGCCGAGGGGCTCGAGCTGGGCGAGGATGACATCCCGCGCGAGGACGTGGCCGCGACGCTCGTGGCCGCGATCGACTGCGAGCCCGTCGTCGGCGAGACGTTCGAGATCCTGTCGGGCGAGAACCCGATTCCGGACGCGCTCGAGGCCGTCGGCTCGATTTGA